A genomic window from Bombus pyrosoma isolate SC7728 linkage group LG8, ASM1482585v1, whole genome shotgun sequence includes:
- the LOC122570262 gene encoding uncharacterized protein LOC122570262 — MESASAKIEMLRGEENWLQWRFVMRTLLEEHDDLINVCEGNLYHAVGRKPLDLLLCCTTAHEMWKKLNTVYDMKSDENLNMVQKQFFDFKWEESENVSHNLSKLELIAAKIKALGSQIGEKMLITCILSVLPNKFDHFHSA, encoded by the exons ATGGAATCAGCAAGTGCGAAGATCGAGATGTTACGTGGCGAAGAAAACTGGCTTCAGTGGCGCTTTGTCATGCGTACACTTTTGGAGGAACATGACGACCTGATCAACGTGTGTGAAGGGAATCTGTATCATGCAG TAGGAAGGAAACCGTTGGATCTTCTTCTATGTTGCACAACAGCACATGAAATGTGGAAAAAGTTGAATACAGTATATGACATGAAGTCGGATGAGAATCTAAATATGGTCCAGAAGCAGTTCTTCGATTTTAAATGGgaagaatctgaaaatgtCTCTCACAATTTATCAAAGTTGGAACTGATAGCGGCGAAGATAAAAGCCCTTGGGAGTCAAATTGGCGAGAAAATGCTGATAACGTGCATTTTATCGGTGTTACCAAACAAATTTGACCATTTTCACAGTGCGTga